Proteins found in one Mytilus edulis chromosome 2, xbMytEdul2.2, whole genome shotgun sequence genomic segment:
- the LOC139511841 gene encoding outer dynein arm-docking complex subunit 4-like: MFDGDEDGPKGTFEIYKAEADSLFKQGEYRKSIESYTTALELLPHDKNCLVCRSKCHLQLGDTISALEDAELSLAEDNTFHKGVYQKAQALYYQGDFEMSLVFYHRGHKLRPELQEFRLGIQKAQEAIDNSVGSPEKVKLTTEGDLTFFAQQDEKKPKKQQYSTYKKTTTQAPKRRQYDPSKPVGSEKTIKQLLGELYGDRQYLEKLLKETDSRSEVGKVINTLVTEGLSYLDTRTDFWRQQKPMYARKHERAQQRNRTDTNTGKLAPNDFIIRELEKIDIAQVEGEYQEALRRSQRCLNTVNSFTAEQVPNKIEVQANLNSCIGNAYLEMGQYDKSLEHHNIDLSMGEDNDMEEAVSRGLDNLGRVHARHGNFEKAVQVWEKKLPMSKSALESTWLYHEIGRCYLEIGQFETAKENGEKSKVAAEEAEDQMWQLQASVLVAQSEVKLGDLSAALTSFDTSLELAKSQGDTSAQSAIKKAMDDVNKKIAKGNTSTSAKKERVKIDEEGEREIQTAVSSQRAEEEKEDNETNNAKETNKEAEEVQSEKKDEEKPVTPRSKDSDSHKQESLNETTDEKNESKTEEPENKEETKDEKDRESQEGET, from the exons ATGTTTGACGGCGATGAAGATGGACCCAAGGGAACTTTTGAAATATACAAGGCTGAAGCGGATTCGTTGTTTAAACAAGGGGAATACAGAAAATCAATTGAAAGCTACACTACA GCATTAGAACTACTGCCACACGACAAAAATTGTTTAGTTTGCCGGTCAAAATGTCATCTACAACTTGGGGACACAATCAGTGCTTTAGAAGATGCAGAATTGTCACTTGCAGAAGACAACACATTTCACAAG GGTGTATATCAAAAAGCACAAGCATTATACTACCAAGGAGATTTTGAGATGTCCCTTGTATTTTACCACAGAGGTCACAAACTTCGACCTGAGTTACAGGAATTCAGACTTGGAATACAGAAAGCTCAGGAAGCCATAGACAATTCTGTTGGAT CTCCAGAAAAGGTCAAACTGACCACAGAAGGTGACTTAACATTTTTTGCTCAACAAGATGAG AAAAAGCCCAAGAAACAGCAGTACAGTACATATAAGAAGACAACTACACAAGCGCCCAAACGTAGACAGTATGATCCAAGTAAACCGGTCGGAagtgaaaaaactataaaacaactGTTAGGAGAACTGTATGGTGACAGACAATACTTAGAAAAACTTCTCAAAGAAACag attcAAGGTCAGAGGTTGGAAAGGTGATAAACACTCTGGTTACTGAGGGTTTGTCTTATCTGGATACCAGAACAGATTTTTGGAGACAACAAAAACCCATGTATGCCAGAAAACATGAAAGAGCACAGCAACGCAACAGAACTGATACTAACACAGGAAAACTTGCACCTAATGATTTTATCATCAGAGAATTAGAAAAGATTGATATAG CTCAAGTTGAAGGAGAATACCAGGAAGCTTTACGGAGATCACAGAGATGTCTTAATACTGTAAACAGTTTCACAGCAGAACAAGTGCCAAATAAGATTGAAGTCCAAGCTAATCTTAACAGTTGTATAGGAAATGCTTACCTAGAGATGGGACAGTATGATAAATCTCTAGAGCACCATAACATTGACCTCAGTATGGGAGAAGACAA TGATATGGAAGAAGCTGTATCGAGAGGCTTAGATAATTTAGGTCGTGTACATGCCAGACATGGAAACTTTGAAAAAGCAGTGCAAGt GTGGGAAAAGAAATTACCGATGTCTAAATCTGCATTAGAGAGCACTTGGTTATATCATGAAATAGGTCGTTGTTATCTAGAAATTGGTCAATTTGAAACTGCTAAGGAGAATGGAGAAAAGTCAAAGGTGGCAGCTGAAGAGGCAGAGGATCAAATGTGGCAGCTTCAGGCATCGGTATTGGTGGCACAATCAGAGG taaaACTTGGTGACTTGAGTGCAGCATTAACATCATTCGATACATCACTTGAACTAGCAAAATCACAAG GTGACACATCAGCACAGTCGGCCATCAAGAAAGCTATGGATGATGTAAATAAAAAGATAGCAAAGGGAAATACATCTACTAGTGCAAAGAAAGAACGAGTAAAGATTGATGAAGAAGGAGAGCGAGAAATACAGACTGCTGTATCATCACAGAGAGCGGAGGAAGAAAAAGAAGATAACGAAACAAACAATGCTAAAGAAACCAACAAAGAAGCAGAAGAAG tacaaTCCGAGAAAAAAGACGAAGAAAAGCCTGTTACACCTAGAAGTAAAGACAGTGATAGTCATAAACAAGAGTCTTTAAATGAAACAACAGATGAAAAGAATGAAAGTAAGACAGAAGAACCGGAAAATAAGGAGGAAACCAAAGATGAAAAAGATAGAGAATCACAAGAAGGAGAGACATAA